AACTAGTCGCGATTTTACAAAATCCCTATGAGTAACCAAACTGACTTCCCGCACCGGCACGGGTTCTTTAAATGGACGTAATCTTTTCTTTTGGGTGCTTGTGAATTTCAGCGTAGCCAATTCTGGCAGAACGGTTAGCCCGTTATTGGTTTCAACCATCCTCATCAACGTTTCTAATCCGCCAGCTTCATAATCCAATTGTTGTTCCAACCGCGATGAGCGTTTTAGTTCACACAAATTCATAATCTGCGAACGCAAACAATGTCCTTCTTCGAGCAACCAAAGATGGTTGGGATCAATATCCGAGGCCAATACATATTTTTTCTTGTATACTTTTTCCGATGCCGATGTATACACCCACAAACGTTCGTAAAAAAGCGGACGTTCGGTAATCGCTTCATCCAGCAACGGCGTGACCAATAACCCTGCATCCAGCTTATCCTGCTTCAGTTTTTCCGTAACCTGCGGAGTGATCATTTCCGTGATGACCAATTTCACTGCAGGATAACGTTTGAGAAAAAATTCTAAAAAAAGCGGTATAAGATACGGTGCAAGAGTAGGAATAATACCTACGCGCAGCACACCGCTGACCGTGCTTTTAAATCCTGCAACCACTTCAGGAATACGGTGCATTTCCTGTAAAACTTTACGGGCATGACTCACCACAGCTTCACCGATTTCCGTCGGCACAACGGGTTGTCGTCCGCGATCGAATAACTTGACGCCCAGTTCTTCTTCCAGTTTCTGGATCATCATACTCAACGTTGGCTGAGACACAAAACAGGCTTCGGCGGCTTTTGCAAAGTGCCGGCAGGAATCCACCGCCACGACATATTCCAATTGCTGCAAAGTCATGAACTTCTCCAATAGATAAAATCTATCAGAATATAGAAAAGATCGTTTTGATTTATCAAACGTTTTTTGCAATCATACTAAAATTTATTTGGCTATTTTTGTACGTGACAATGAACATTTTATCGACATATGAGCCGATAAAGTGCTTCTCAACCACGAATGTATTCTCGAACGAATCGTTCAATACAGTATATTTAAACCCATTCTAACACTAGGCTACGGGAGGATCCTCATGAGTAATGAAAGTAAGTGCCCAATTCATTCGGCCAGCGGCGGCACATCGAACCGCGATTGGTGGCCGAACCAATTAAATCTCAAAATTCTTCACCAAAATTCTTCTTTGTCCAATCCGATGGGCAAGAAGTTTAACTATGCAAAAGAATTCAAAAA
This genomic window from bacterium contains:
- a CDS encoding LysR family transcriptional regulator, which codes for MTLQQLEYVVAVDSCRHFAKAAEACFVSQPTLSMMIQKLEEELGVKLFDRGRQPVVPTEIGEAVVSHARKVLQEMHRIPEVVAGFKSTVSGVLRVGIIPTLAPYLIPLFLEFFLKRYPAVKLVITEMITPQVTEKLKQDKLDAGLLVTPLLDEAITERPLFYERLWVYTSASEKVYKKKYVLASDIDPNHLWLLEEGHCLRSQIMNLCELKRSSRLEQQLDYEAGGLETLMRMVETNNGLTVLPELATLKFTSTQKKRLRPFKEPVPVREVSLVTHRDFVKSRLVEALKDSITMHLPLSLLENRRVRTIKI